The Deltaproteobacteria bacterium genome has a window encoding:
- a CDS encoding CPBP family intramembrane metalloprotease: MGGERKVNSQVLATVVGLVVALGGPLLLISPASRLLGRSDAIVTKVLEQAVLWVFLAMVLAVVLIWERKPLTSLWFQPFHWQSLAWGLLLAATMICLVFPLRVWLVRVSGLPDFQAGLERVLALPIWFRVVAVVTAGVVEETLFHGYALTRVGAFMGSYWLAALVLVPAFALVHLPFWGSGFVLSLLPAGVLSAAFFIWKQDLLAMVVAHTFVDAMGLIFAPPVSK, from the coding sequence TTGGGCGGCGAACGGAAAGTGAACTCGCAGGTCCTTGCTACGGTCGTTGGCCTGGTCGTGGCGCTCGGCGGCCCGCTCCTTTTGATCAGCCCCGCAAGCCGCCTGCTCGGTAGGTCCGATGCCATCGTCACGAAGGTCCTCGAGCAGGCCGTGCTCTGGGTCTTCCTTGCGATGGTCTTGGCCGTTGTTCTCATCTGGGAGCGGAAGCCCCTTACATCCCTTTGGTTCCAGCCGTTCCACTGGCAGTCGCTCGCATGGGGCCTTCTGCTGGCCGCGACCATGATCTGTCTGGTCTTCCCCTTGCGGGTGTGGCTGGTCCGTGTGTCGGGCCTCCCGGACTTCCAAGCCGGACTCGAGAGAGTCCTTGCGCTCCCGATCTGGTTCCGTGTCGTGGCCGTCGTTACGGCCGGCGTGGTCGAGGAAACCCTGTTTCACGGCTACGCGCTTACTCGGGTCGGCGCGTTCATGGGAAGCTACTGGCTCGCCGCCCTGGTTCTCGTTCCGGCATTCGCCCTCGTACACCTTCCGTTCTGGGGCTCGGGGTTCGTCCTCAGTCTGCTCCCAGCCGGCGTGCTGAGCGCGGCCTTCTTCATCTGGAAGCAAGACCTCCTGGCAATGGTCGTCGCGCACACCTTTGTCGACGCCATGGGCCTCATCTTCGCGCCTCCAGTCTCGAAGTAG
- a CDS encoding 2'-5' RNA ligase family protein has protein sequence MAQSEESALVVLVPAAEPLVATFRSQFDRSAIRGLPAHITVLYPFRHPDSLSSELLRDLQALFRGHRRFSFSLAGACGFPGVVYLAPQPVAPFDALMRDAASRFPDTPPYGGMFAHPVPHLTVAQDPPARCLLEVTSQFLRAAGAKLPLQCMADEVALAVKRAGRWSVGPRFPLA, from the coding sequence GTGGCTCAATCGGAAGAGTCGGCTCTCGTTGTACTCGTTCCCGCCGCGGAGCCCTTGGTCGCCACCTTTCGCAGCCAGTTCGATCGGTCGGCCATTCGCGGGCTACCCGCTCACATCACGGTCCTCTATCCGTTCCGTCATCCTGATTCGCTGTCCTCCGAGCTTTTGCGCGACCTGCAGGCTCTCTTCCGAGGGCACCGCCGCTTCAGCTTCTCCCTTGCCGGCGCCTGTGGCTTTCCGGGCGTCGTCTATCTGGCACCACAGCCCGTCGCGCCCTTCGATGCACTGATGCGGGACGCGGCCTCTCGCTTCCCGGACACGCCGCCTTACGGAGGCATGTTCGCCCATCCGGTGCCACATCTCACCGTCGCCCAAGACCCGCCGGCGCGATGCCTCCTCGAAGTCACATCCCAGTTCCTCCGCGCGGCGGGCGCGAAGCTTCCCCTGCAATGTATGGCCGACGAAGTCGCCCTGGCGGTCAAGAGAGCGGGACGCTGGTCCGTCGGTCCGCGGTTCCCGCTTGCGTAA
- a CDS encoding addiction module protein has protein sequence MSILSPERIRGLSPAERIELIELLWESFVEAPDALPVTEEQRAELRRRLAEHERDPDAAKPWPEVRAELDRE, from the coding sequence GTGAGCATTCTCTCACCCGAGCGAATCCGAGGGCTGAGTCCCGCAGAGCGGATCGAGCTCATCGAGCTTCTCTGGGAGAGCTTCGTCGAAGCTCCGGACGCGCTCCCCGTGACCGAGGAACAGCGGGCTGAACTCCGCCGCCGCCTGGCCGAGCACGAGCGCGATCCGGATGCCGCCAAACCCTGGCCTGAGGTCCGAGCCGAGCTCGATCGAGAGTGA